The Saprospiraceae bacterium genome contains the following window.
GTCCTTTTGTAGGTTTTGCATTGTACATATCAGAAATTTCAAATAGGAAATGCGGCGCAATGCCCAATTCTGCCAAACCAAAGATCCATGAACCGGTGTCATGGTCGTTATTCATATATTGTGATTCAATACGCAAGGATGTTTTGCGTGTAAAGCGATATAAATATTCAACAAACGGTGTGATGGTTTTTACATCGGCTTCACCAACTTTCTGATAGTATAAATCCAAATTAAAAAACTGATGTTGGATACCTCCTGTCAGTTGCCATTTTTGATCGTGTTTATAAATTGCTTCCGCATAAATCTCCCTGTAATATTGTTTATCAAACTTTTTATCGCGAATATCTGAATAATTTAAAGATAAATTCCAGTGCTCTCCCAATCCGTATTTGATATCAAATTGATAAGCCATTTCATCTAAAAATTGGGTGGCAGGATAATAAAAGGAAGTCAAACGAAAGGTGTTGATTTTAGCCATGGGTGGAATGTATCCAATCAAACCATTGTTTTTACTGAGTAGTGGTTCGGTACGAAATAAAAATCCATCCGTGCGTTTGAATTCAGCAGTGATTCCGAGTTTATGTTTGGCATAAGACAAGCTGGTATAAAATACGGTGCCTTCTTTGGAAACCAATTTACCGATGGTAGTTGTTTTAATGGTATCAATTGGATCCCGTTTGATGGCTTTGTCGTCTTCAAATAGATCTTTTGGTTTATATGCAGTTTCAAAATACCAGGAAAAATCTTTCCAGTTTAAATTATTGAAAATGCTAACTGCATTGCTGTTGTAATAGGGATTAAATTGATCTACCGGATGGTAGTTTGAAAGAATTCCCGTTAATTGGTTTACAATGGCCTCACCAAACGTGCGATTTACAAATCCAAAACCAGGGGCAATACTCCAACTGCTGCTATCGGTTGGTTTATAGAATCCCGAAACGGCGACGCCCTTTAATACGGCATTGTAAGAGTCGAACAAATTTTTTTGTTTGCCTACAAATCCACGAACCGACCAATTGTCATTCCATTTGTATTTTCCGGATACACCAATTAACGCATTGTCTATGAGTTGGGCACGTTCTTCATATGCACGATAAATAATTCCACTGCCAATTTGATCGTAGAGATAACCGGCAGCGACTTCAAACTGATCGGTTTCTTTTTGGATATACCATTTTCCGATCCCGAAATCTGTATGAGAAGCAACCGGATTCCGTAAATTGGAATTATTAAATGCATCAAAACGGATGGCACCGGTAAAACCCTGATAGGAAGCGGTAAGATCCAACCAGGATTCCGAACCAAACAATTGATGTGAATACTGCGGACTTTTATAGGCTTCCCTCAAACTATCCCGTATAAACAAGTTGGCATTTGTTTGAAATCCTCCACCCAAAACCAGTTGGTCTTGTGCATGTATAAGCTTGATATTGAATACAATACAACAAATCAGGGCTAGTTTTATACTCTGGTTAAACATTCGTTAATTGATTTATGCTGGGATAAAGTAACGGAATATTTTAAAGAATTTTACAGCATCAAAAAAAACTAATAAATCAAATGAAAACCTTTTCAGCCTTTGGCCTCATCTTGAGTTTTGCACTTTTATCCTTTACAATTGGCGATAAGAAATTTCCTGCAGCCAATTTGAAATCACTGGATGGGAAAGCGGTAAACCTAAATGCGAGCTTTGCAAAAAATAAATTGACCGTTATCAGTTTTTGGGCAACCTGGTGTTCCCCTTGTAAAAAAGAACTGGATGCAATCAAGCCACTTTACCCTGAATGGAAGAAAATGGGAGTTGAAGTAGTGGCTGTAACGATCGATGATGCACAGGCCTTAAATAAGGTGAAACCATTGGTTAGTCAAAAAGCATGGGATTATACGATTCTTTCAGATGCAAATAAAGACATGCTCCGCAATTTAAATTTTCAATCCATTCCGCAAACATTTGTGGTAGATGCAAGCGGCACGATCCTTTATACACACAATGGGTATACCCCTGGAGATGAATACGAACTTGAGAACAAACTCAAGTCATTTTTGAAGTAAAAATTTACTTCCATTTTCATTTTACCAAATCGCTGGAAAACCCTGAATTTTCAGCTAATTTAATGCATTTAAAAGCCTGAAAATGCGGCTTAAAATTGCTATCTTTGCAGTCCATTTTCAATAAAAAAATATGACGCAAAAAGGCAGTGATTACAGTGCATCGAGTATACAGGCATTAGAAGGATTAGAAGCTGTACGAAGACGTCCTGGAATGTACATCGGAAGTACCGATGTGAAAGGCTTACACCATTTAGTATGGGAGGTAATAGATAACTCGATCGACGAGCACCTCGCAGGTCATTGCAGTCATATTCTTGTTAATATCCTACCTGATAATTCCATCCGTGTTGAAGACAATGGACGGGGAATTCCGGTTGATATGCATGAGAAATTGAAGAAATCTGCCCTTGAGGTGGTTATGACCGTATTGCATGCGGGCGGTAAATTTGATAAAGATTCGTATAAAGTTTCAGGCGGTTTGCACGGAGTCGGCGTATCGTGTGTGAATGCCTTGTCCGCATACCTTCGAGTAGAAGTTCGCCGGGAGGGGAAGGTTTATATGCAGGAATATGAACGTGGAAAGCCAAGAGAATCTGTTCGTGAAATTGGCGAAACAAATTCCAGGGGGACTACCGTGATTTTTAGACCGGATGATGAAATTTTCGAAACCCTGATTTATAGTTTTGATACACTGGCTCAACGGATCCGTGAACTCTCTTTTTTAAATAATGGACTGACGATTTATCTAAAAGACGAACGGGAAGGGCACCAACGGGAAGAGCGATTCTTTTCAGAAGGAGGTCTTAGAGAGTTTGTACAATATTTAGATCAAGGGCGTCCACCTTTAACAGAAAATCCGATTTATGTGACAGGAAAGGAGGAAAATATAGAAGTGGAAATTGCCATGCAATACAATACTGGTTTTCAGGAAAATGTATTGTCTTATGTAAATAATATTTATACGCGAGAAGGAGGAACCCATCTAAGTGGGTATCGCCGGGCACTAGCACGTGTATTTAAGCAATATGGAGATTCCAATGGATTTTTCAGTAAGCTGAAAATGGAAATCAGTGGAGAAGACTTTCGGGAAGGATTGACAGCCGTAGTATCTGTTAAAGTTCCTGAACCCCAGTTTAAAGGGCAAACTAAAGGAGAATTGGGTAATTCTGAAGTTGTTGGGGTGGTTTCAAGAATTGTCGGAGATGCCCTGATGGCTTTTCTTGAACAAAATCCAA
Protein-coding sequences here:
- a CDS encoding TlpA family protein disulfide reductase, whose protein sequence is MKTFSAFGLILSFALLSFTIGDKKFPAANLKSLDGKAVNLNASFAKNKLTVISFWATWCSPCKKELDAIKPLYPEWKKMGVEVVAVTIDDAQALNKVKPLVSQKAWDYTILSDANKDMLRNLNFQSIPQTFVVDASGTILYTHNGYTPGDEYELENKLKSFLK
- the gyrB gene encoding DNA topoisomerase (ATP-hydrolyzing) subunit B, producing the protein MTQKGSDYSASSIQALEGLEAVRRRPGMYIGSTDVKGLHHLVWEVIDNSIDEHLAGHCSHILVNILPDNSIRVEDNGRGIPVDMHEKLKKSALEVVMTVLHAGGKFDKDSYKVSGGLHGVGVSCVNALSAYLRVEVRREGKVYMQEYERGKPRESVREIGETNSRGTTVIFRPDDEIFETLIYSFDTLAQRIRELSFLNNGLTIYLKDEREGHQREERFFSEGGLREFVQYLDQGRPPLTENPIYVTGKEENIEVEIAMQYNTGFQENVLSYVNNIYTREGGTHLSGYRRALARVFKQYGDSNGFFSKLKMEISGEDFREGLTAVVSVKVPEPQFKGQTKGELGNSEVVGVVSRIVGDALMAFLEQNPKEARRIIDKVILAATARHAARKAREMVQRKNVLTGGGLPGKLADCSSRSAAESELFLVEGDSAGGTAKQGRNRNFQAILPLRGKILNVEKALEYKIYENEEIKNMFTALGVHIIEDEDGQRKLNIDKLRYHKVVIMCDADVDGSHITTLILTFFYRYMVELIQNGHLFIARPPLYLVKKGKEAKYAWNEKERIAIVEELGKGKEDSVHIQRYKGLGEMNAEQLWETTMDPARRILSRVDIEDASNASYYFSILMGEDVPPRRDFIEKHAVYANIDI